From the Diospyros lotus cultivar Yz01 chromosome 13, ASM1463336v1, whole genome shotgun sequence genome, one window contains:
- the LOC127788886 gene encoding tropinone reductase homolog, giving the protein MASEEVNCRDRRWSLEGMTALVTGGTRGIGYAIVEELAGFGAAVHTCSRNQKELNERLQEWQSKGFKVSASVCDLSSRPQQEELMKTVSSVFDGKLNILVNNAASTLLKQATESTAEDYSNLMRTNVESPYHLCQLAHPLLKASGAGSIVFISSVAGITGLPAISVYAAAKGAINQLTKNLACEWARDSIRTNTVAPWAVKTTIMKPEDVDKSISNAYMQLMLRTPLRPMAEPTEISSVVAFLCLPAASYITGQVISVDGGYTAGGFKATDN; this is encoded by the exons ATGGCAAGTGAAGAGGTGAATTGCAGAGACAGAAGATGGTCTCTCGAGGGAATGACAGCTCTGGTCACCGGTGGAACCAGAGGAATTGG ATATGCCATAGTTGAGGAACTAGCAGGCTTCGGAGCGGCAGTCCACACATGCTCCAGGAACCAGAAAGAGCTGAATGAAAGGCTTCAAGAATGGCAAAGCAAGGGATTCAAAGTAAGCGCTTCCGTTTGTGACTTGTCGTCGAGGCCTCAGCAAGAGGAGCTCATGAAGACCGTCTCTTCTGTCTTTGATGGCAAGCTCAACATCCTT GTGAACAATGCTGCATCAACTCTGCTGAAACAAGCCACAGAAAGCACGGCTGAAGATTACTCGAATTTGATGAGAACCAACGTCGAGTCGCCTTACCATCTGTGCCAACTCGCGCATCCCCTCTTGAAAGCCTCCGGAGCAGGAAGCATCGTGTTCATTTCCTCTGTCGCTGGCATCACAGGTCTCCCCGCAATTTCAGTCTACGCAGCAGCTAAAG GTGCTATCAATCAGCTAACGAAGAATTTGGCGTGCGAGTGGGCGAGGGACAGTATCCGGACGAACACCGTGGCACCATGGGCCGTGAAGACGACGATTATGAAACCC GAGGATGTTGATAAGTCCATTTCGAATGCGTATATGCAACTAATGCTAAGGACTCCTCTCCGGCCAATGGCAGAGCCGACCGAGATCTCGTCGGTGGTGGCGTTCCTTTGCCTTCCGGCGGCTTCGTATATAACTGGGCAAGTCATTAGTGTTGACGGCGGATATACGGCTGGCGGATTCAAGGCTACTGACAACTAG